A single window of Salvia splendens isolate huo1 chromosome 6, SspV2, whole genome shotgun sequence DNA harbors:
- the LOC121807484 gene encoding mitogen-activated protein kinase kinase kinase 5-like, protein MPNWWHGAFTPVPKPQSRDDSAIPSANGRPGFFSSRRHRILTRAKKLFQPLDAASPERCRNQSPRPAPPSPLPLPLPDLHVVLQREPRHDSGSVPLPSPDVVRARREGEEKLRERERETAEDDGVHTRKQIGRKSPERKISNATPFESYGSAPCSPYSGTELSPARSDMWGAYYPTPQAAMFQVWLAPEMPLNPHHRHSSSLGSSPLPSPRFTPGHPLPLPPLSPVRDLTGASKSTPIPLHVAKHDFAPTLEPIKSKWQKGKLIGRGTFGSVYEASNRETGALCAMKEVEILPDDSKSAECIRQLEQEIKVLSRLKHPNIVQYYGSEVIGDKFQIYLEYVHPGSINKFINDHCGAITESVVRNFTRHILFGLAYLHAKKTIHRDIKGANLLVDACGVVKLADFGMAKHMHGQTANLSLKGSPYWMAPELLQTTMQTDASWDMALAVDIWSLGCTIIEMMDGKPPWSEYEGAAALFKVLKETPPLPQTMSAEGKDFLQCCFRRNPADRPTATNLLDHPFVNNYSHASTQSTKDSVQFLKDQSCCTSEPDKLVESEYNITNKEKTLNNNLSFAVYQSFTPMTIPISKDPI, encoded by the exons ATGCCTAACTGGTGGCACGGCGCCTTCACCCCCGTCCCGAAACCGCAGTCCCGCGACGACAGCGCCATCCCCTCCGCCAACGGGAGGCCCGGCTTCTTCTCCTCGCGCCGCCACCGCATCCTCACGCGCGCCAAGAAGCTGTTCCAGCCGCTCGACGCCGCCTCGCCGGAGAGGTGCCGGAACCAATCCCCGCGCCCTGCGCCGCCGTCGCCcctgccgctgccgctgccggACCTCCACGTCGTACTGCAGCGCGAGCCCAGGCACGACTCGGGAAGCGTGCCGCTGCCGTCGCCGGATGTGGTGAGAGCGCGTAGAGAAGGCGAGGAgaagttgagagagagagagagggagacggCGGAGGACGACGGTGTTCATACGAG AAAACAAATAGGTAGAAAGTCCCCAGAGAGGAAAATCTCAAATGCAACACCCTTTGAGAGCTACGGCAGCGCTCCATGCAGCCCGTATTCAGGCACCGAGCTAAGCCCGGCCCGGAGTGACATGTGGGGAGCTTACTACCCCACACCACAAGCTGCTATGTTCCAAGTTTGGTTGGCGCCAGAGATGCCGTTGAATCCCCACCACAGGCACTCATCCAGCCTCGGTTCTTCCCCTCTTCCAAGCCCCAGATTCACTCCAGGGCACCCGTTGCCCCTCCCTCCTTTGTCGCCCGTGCGTGATCTCACCGGAGCCTCAAAATCCACTCCCATCCCCTTGCATGTTGCGAAACATGATTTTGCACCTACACTTGAACCCATCAAGTCTAAATGGCAAAAGGGGAAGCTTATTGGGAGGGGCACCTTTGGGAGTGTGTATGAGGCTTCAAACAG AGAGACTGGAGCCTTATGTGCAATGAAAGAAGTTGAAATATTACCTGATGACTCAAAGTCTGCAGAATGTATACGACAATTGGAGCAG GAAATTAAGGTTCTCAGCCGCCTAAAGCATCCAAATATTGTGCAGTATTATGGGAGTGAAGTG ATTGGTGACAAGTTTCAAATCTATCTCGAATACGTGCACCCTGGTTCGATCAATAAATTCATCAATGACCATTGTGGAGCCATCACGGAATCTGTTGTGCGCAATTTTACTCGTCATATTCTCTTCGGATTGGCTTACTTGCACGCCAAAAAAACTATACATAG GGACATTAAAGGTGCTAACTTACTTGTTGATGCATGTGGAGTTGTGAAGCTTGCGGATTTTGGGATGGCAAAGCAT ATGCATGGACAAACAGCGAACCTGTCCTTGAAGGGAAGTCCATACTGGATGGCTCCAGAG CTTCTGCAAACCACTATGCAAACAGATGCTAGTTGGGACATGGCCTTAGCAGTGGATATATGGAGTCTAGGATGCACCATCATTGAGATGATGGATGGAAAACCTCCATGGAGTGAGTACGAAGGG GCTGCAGCCTTATTcaaagttctcaaggagactcCACCATTACCACAAACAATGTCTGCAGAGGGTAAAGATTTCTTGCAATGTTGCTTTCGGAGAAATCCAGCAGACCGCCCAACGGCCACTAACTTGCTAGACCATCCCTTTGTCAACAACTACTCTCACGCTTCCACCCAATCAACAAAG